A window of the Lactuca sativa cultivar Salinas chromosome 5, Lsat_Salinas_v11, whole genome shotgun sequence genome harbors these coding sequences:
- the LOC111909244 gene encoding pentatricopeptide repeat-containing protein At1g10270: protein MTVARLILRSLRRPASLRTTTTTSITAAINPQSLPLQSQTTNLNILIPLRTFVLSSAVEQLDPIKPDSLTDLDHGPRLSLHNRVQSLIRAGDLDNASVVARHSLLFSIRPTVFTCNEIIASMYRAKRYLDAIALFNYFFKQSNIVPNVVSYNFLIVSHCENGEVDKALQVYQHIKDNAPFTPSQVTFRYLTKGLIDAGRIDEAVSLLWTMIWDGKGADSHVFNNIISGYLNLDNLEKANEFFDELKFSCRVYDGIINATFMEWFFSKGKPKEAMESYKSLLDKKFKMVPATCNKLLEVLLKWEKKPEAEALFNSMLDTHNPPVFPAVNSDTFNIMVNECFKMGKGSEAYSVFKKVGKSPKSKKPLIDMDRERYTDNGIIDSVFKKIVNAPMAKSFSMDTMGYSNIIMRYCENDMIDDAEKMYVEMRMKYLSPDVNIYKTLIDAYFNAGRIDKAIEKYTMMVDDGLRVIPTNANKWFSNMIENGKILECEPILSKMGKRDPKPDATTYDIVIRACCGALCYERALFLLQQMVDYDVGIAPILGEYVLEVFGKMGRQNEIYLLLNAKCSGYKENMSPFNAQEYMVVKPE, encoded by the coding sequence ATGACGGTGGCTCGATTAATCCTTCGCTCCCTCCGCCGTCCCGCATCTCTccgcaccaccactaccaccagcATAACCGCCGCCATAAACCCTCAATCTCTACCACTCCAGTCTCAAACAACAAACCTTAACATCTTAATCCCTCTTAGAACCTTCGTCCTTTCTTCCGCCGTAGAACAACTCGACCCTATTAAACCTGATTCTTTAACTGATCTCGATCATGGACCTCGACTCAGTCTCCACAACCGCGTCCAATCGCTAATCCGAGCTGGTGATCTCGACAACGCCTCTGTTGTTGCTCGACACTCACTTCTTTTCAGCATACGTCCCACCGTTTTCACCTGCAACGAAATCATCGCCTCAATGTATCGTGCGAAGCGGTATTTAGACGCCATAGCTCTTTTCAACTACTTTTTCAAGCAATCGAACATAGTTCCTAATGTTGTTTCCTACAATTTCTTGATTGTATCCCACTGTGAAAATGGAGAAGTTGATAAAGCCCTACAAGTCTACCAACACATTAAGGATAATGCTCCCTTTACTCCCTCTCAAGTTACTTTTCGTTATTTAACCAAGGGTCTGATTGATGCTGGGCGTATTGATGAAGCAGTGAGCTTACTATGGACAATGATTTGGGATGGCAAAGGGGCTGACTCTCATGTCTTCAACAACATCATATCTGGATATCTGAATTTGGATAATCTGGAAAAAGCCAATGAATTCTTTGATGAACTTAAATTCAGTTGCAGGGTTTATGATGGTATCATCAATGCAACCTTCATGGAGTGGTTCTTCAGTAAAGGAAAACCAAAAGAAGCCATGGAGTCTTACAAGTCTTTGTTagataaaaaattcaaaatggtTCCTGCTACATGTAATAAGCTATTAGAGGTTCTTCTCAAGTGGGAAAAGAAACCAGAGGCCGAAGCTTTGTTCAATAGCATGTTAGATACACACAACCCACCTGTTTTCCCAGCAGTAAATTCTGATACTTTCAATATCATGGTGAATGAATGTTTCAAAATGGGGAAAGGGTCAGAAGCTTATAGTGTTTTCAAAAAGGTTGGTAAATCACCAAAGTCAAAGAAGCCTTTAATTGACATGGATAGAGAGAGGTACACTGATAATGGCATTATTGATAGTGTTTTCAAGAAGATTGTTAACGCACCAATGGCTAAGTCTTTTTCAATGGATACAATGGGTTATAGTAATATCATAATGAGGTACTGTGAGAATGACATGATAGATGATGCAGAAAAAATGTACGTGGAAATGCGTATGAAGTATTTATCACCTGATGTCAATATCTACAAGACTTTGATTGATGCTTATTTTAATGCTGGAAGAATTGATAAAGCTATTGAGAAGTACACGATGATGGTGGATGATGGTTTGAGAGTGATTCCTACTAATGCTAACAAATGGTTCTCTAATATGATTGAGAATGGAAAGATTTTGGAGTGTGAGCCAATTTTGAGTAAAATGGGTAAAAGAGACCCGAAACCAGATGCTACTACTTATGATATTGTGATAAGAGCATGTTGTGGAGCTTTATGTTATGAGAGGGCTTTGTTTTTGTTGCAACAAATGGTTGATTATGATGTTGGGATTGCCCCTATTCTTGGGGAGTATGTTTTAGAGGTGTTTGGTAAGATGGGGCGACAAAATGAGATTTATTTGCTTCTAAATGCAAAATGCTCTGGTTATAAAGAAAATATGTCGCCTTTTAATGCACAAGAATATATGGTGGTGAAACCTGAATAG